In the Raineyella fluvialis genome, CGCCTGCATGCCGTGGGCGGGCAGGCCCGGGGTGCCGGCGAGGATGGAGTGCAGCACCCACTTCGCGTACGCCGCCGACGTCGTGCCGCTGCTGTCGGCGAGCATCGAGTAGAGGACCGGCAGCAGCAGTTCCTCGCGGAGGGCCCGGCCGACCCGGAACTCGTCGAGTGATTCCACGAGTGTCGTGTCGTTCTCGGAGTCGAGCACCCGGCCACCCACCAGTCCGCTCGCCGACCAGCGGGCGAGGGCCGTCAGGTCGCCCGCCGAGATCATCCGGTTGCGGACCATCGAGGGCAGCAGCCGGGGGACCCGGCGTGGATCGCCGAAGACCTGCGGGCCGTCGGTACGCCGCACCAGGAAGGCGGCCATCGGATACTTCATGTCGAGGCGGTCGAGATCCACCCAACGCTGCACCGCCGGCATCTGCGGATTGAGAGTCTGCAGACCCCAGTCGCAGGTGAAACCGTCGATGCGCGAGGACCTGATCCGGCCGCCGACACTCTGCCCCGCGTCCACCGTGAGGACGTGCAGACCGGCGTCCTCCAGAGCTCGGGCGCAGCGCAGACCCGCCACGCCGGCACCGATCACGATGACGTCAGCGTCCATGCCGACCACCTCCTGGACCGGGCACGTCCAGCCCTCGACGAGCCGCCAGTTGCAGCATAGTCCCGGTCCGTCCGGATCTCCGTCAGCTGAGCTCGAGCTGCCCGAACATGTTGAACCGGACGAGTTCCTGGTCGGGGTTGTGGACGAACTCCCACAGGTGGGCGTCCGGGTCGGCGACGATCGCCGTGTACGCTCCCCAGTCGCGGTCGGCCGGCGGTCGCACCGAGTAGCCTCCCGCCGCGATCCATTCGTCGTACGCCTCGCGCACCTGGACCATCGAGTGGAAGTGGGACACCAGCCGTTGCCCCCGGAAGCCGTCCCCGGCAGGGGAGAGATGGGCGTCCTCGGCGAGAGCCTCCCAGGAGGCGAGCGCGAGGATCGGGCCGATGGTCTGGAAGAGCACGGCGTTCGACGTCCCACGCCGGACCTCGAAACCGACGGCTTCGTAGAACCGGGCCGAACGCTCGAGGTCCTTGACCCCGAGGGTCACGATCGACAGTCGCGGCTGCACGGGCTCACCGCTCCCGCAGGCGCTGGCCTCGCCTGATGGTGCTCGATCCGGTCGGGATCGGCCGGTTGGGCACCGGCCGGGTGGTCATCGGGGTGGCCGCAACCCTCGTCACGCCGCCGGCTCCGCGGTGTCCCGGCCCTCAGCCGTGTCTGCCGGCTCGGCGACGTCCGGGTCGTCGCTGGCCGTGACGGTTCCGGTGTCGGTGTCGGAGCGGCACAGCCCCAGGACGGACTCGATGCCGGCCACGAAGCACATCTCCCACAGGTGCCCGTCGGGGTCGGCCACCACGCCGGCGTAGCCGCCCCAGGGCTTCTCCGTCGGTTGCCGGACGCCGATCGCCCCGGCGGTGATCCAGGTGGCGTACGTACCGTCGACGATGTCGCGGTCGGCGAGGTGCAGCGTCACGTGGGAGCCGCGGAATCCGCCGGCCTCCGGTGCCACCCCGAAGTCGTCGGCCAGATCGGCCCAGTTGCGCAGGATGAGGTGCAGGCCGTGCGCCGCGAGAAGAGTCCCCAGCTCATCGTCGCCGAGGACCTCGAACCCGACCGCCTG is a window encoding:
- a CDS encoding VOC family protein — protein: MQPRLSIVTLGVKDLERSARFYEAVGFEVRRGTSNAVLFQTIGPILALASWEALAEDAHLSPAGDGFRGQRLVSHFHSMVQVREAYDEWIAAGGYSVRPPADRDWGAYTAIVADPDAHLWEFVHNPDQELVRFNMFGQLELS
- a CDS encoding VOC family protein, which translates into the protein MTPSCLSSITLGVRDRARSEAFYQAVGFEVLGDDELGTLLAAHGLHLILRNWADLADDFGVAPEAGGFRGSHVTLHLADRDIVDGTYATWITAGAIGVRQPTEKPWGGYAGVVADPDGHLWEMCFVAGIESVLGLCRSDTDTGTVTASDDPDVAEPADTAEGRDTAEPAA